One part of the Methanofastidiosum sp. genome encodes these proteins:
- a CDS encoding biotin-independent malonate decarboxylase subunit beta codes for MKINWEDLQSKSFYQATARERAYGMVDKDTFKEFLGPRDKMTSPHLLILGEAVEFDDGITVGVGKIKKHPVFVISQEGKFVGGALGEVNGAKMAYTMKLALKTYEKMKEKYGSVPDDRKPICIVSFDSGGVRLHEANAGLLMHSESMETIWELQNKVPYIAITGSTIGAYGAQGFVCLSADVVIANDFGRIGLTGPEVIQQEVGKDEFDASDRALIWRTMGARSKYILGDVDYLIKDTIGTFRDTIVNIVDEPMSKISKTRKVGSPQLVEENLEVVKLAAEKKIKDSKDLWKIYGNENVDQIPEMPQEKFLSVVKRRPRRI; via the coding sequence ATGAAAATAAATTGGGAAGATCTTCAGAGTAAGAGCTTTTACCAAGCAACCGCTAGGGAAAGAGCTTACGGAATGGTAGATAAAGACACTTTCAAGGAATTTCTAGGTCCAAGAGATAAAATGACAAGTCCACACTTATTGATTCTTGGAGAGGCTGTTGAATTCGACGATGGGATTACTGTGGGCGTTGGTAAGATAAAGAAACACCCAGTATTTGTAATATCCCAAGAAGGAAAGTTCGTTGGTGGAGCACTTGGTGAAGTTAACGGAGCTAAGATGGCCTACACAATGAAACTCGCCTTAAAGACTTATGAAAAGATGAAGGAAAAATACGGCTCAGTACCAGACGACAGAAAACCAATATGCATAGTCTCATTTGACTCTGGAGGAGTAAGACTCCACGAAGCAAACGCTGGACTTTTAATGCACTCTGAATCAATGGAAACAATTTGGGAACTTCAAAACAAGGTACCCTATATTGCAATAACAGGCAGCACAATAGGTGCATATGGTGCACAGGGATTCGTCTGTTTAAGTGCAGATGTTGTCATCGCAAACGACTTTGGAAGAATTGGACTTACTGGTCCTGAAGTTATCCAGCAGGAAGTAGGAAAGGATGAATTTGACGCATCCGACAGAGCCCTCATATGGAGGACAATGGGCGCAAGGTCAAAATACATCCTAGGAGATGTTGACTACTTAATAAAAGATACAATTGGTACATTCAGAGACACAATTGTCAACATTGTCGATGAACCTATGAGTAAGATTTCTAAGACAAGAAAAGTTGGTTCACCACAGCTTGTTGAAGAAAATCTTGAAGTAGTGAAACTAGCTGCTGAAAAGAAAATAAAGGACTCAAAGGACCTCTGGAAAATTTATGGAAACGAAAACGTTGACCAGATCCCAGAGATGCCCCAGGAAAAGTTTCTTTCAGTTGTAAAAAGAAGGCCAAGGAGGATTTAA
- the mdcA gene encoding malonate decarboxylase subunit alpha codes for MEDVNYLRDIFQTPGKVSGIPHDDRIERAKKGWDKKGEDTEKRLAEAKRFVKSGTKIIDPADAVALLETVIKPGDRVAIEGDNQKQANFLAKAFAKVSPSKVNNIHMVQSVLALPEHLDVFEKGIASKVDFCYSGPVATRLASMVMNGKITIGAIHTYMELFARTYLDLTPRVCLVAANAADKEGNLYTGFNTEETHSIIEATKFRKGIVIVQVNEIVNKVPRVDIPGGWVDFIVPTEDPYYIEPLFTRDPRLITESQIFIAMMALVGVYAKYEVKTLNHGIGFNTAAVELLLPTFGEEMGLKGKICTHWALNPHPTMIPAIESGWAETFMPFGSEVGMEKYIMARPDIFPIGPDGTMRSNRVMSQAAGHYAVDAFFGSTLQIDQFGNSAAATAGRIPGFGGAPNMACNAPGRRHPSKGWLMASKEDGMRESLIGPIYRGRKLVVQMVETFGEGMAPVFLEKLDAFKLQAQAKFEIPPIMIYGDDITHIVTEEGIAYIHKCKSLKERMDAIKAVAGYTPLGLAADDSQTKKLRKAGVVMLPEDLDLSFNDAKRSKLAAKSMSELVEWSGGLYEPPVKFRNW; via the coding sequence ATGGAAGATGTAAACTACCTAAGGGATATATTCCAAACACCCGGCAAAGTGTCAGGTATACCCCATGACGATAGAATAGAGAGAGCAAAAAAAGGATGGGACAAAAAAGGAGAAGATACAGAAAAAAGGCTTGCCGAAGCAAAGAGATTTGTCAAATCAGGTACAAAAATCATTGATCCGGCCGATGCTGTAGCTCTTTTGGAAACTGTCATTAAACCAGGCGACAGAGTTGCAATAGAAGGGGACAATCAGAAGCAGGCTAATTTTTTAGCAAAAGCTTTTGCAAAGGTAAGTCCTTCAAAAGTAAATAATATTCACATGGTACAATCAGTACTTGCTTTACCAGAACATTTAGATGTTTTTGAAAAAGGTATAGCCTCAAAAGTTGATTTTTGTTATTCAGGCCCTGTAGCAACAAGACTTGCAAGTATGGTAATGAATGGGAAGATAACAATTGGTGCAATTCACACATACATGGAATTGTTTGCTAGAACTTATCTTGACCTCACACCAAGAGTATGTCTAGTCGCCGCAAATGCTGCAGACAAGGAAGGAAATCTTTACACAGGATTCAACACAGAAGAAACCCATTCAATAATTGAAGCTACCAAATTTAGAAAAGGTATTGTAATAGTACAGGTCAATGAGATTGTTAACAAGGTACCTCGTGTAGATATACCTGGTGGCTGGGTTGACTTTATTGTACCCACTGAGGACCCATATTATATTGAACCTCTCTTTACACGAGATCCAAGATTAATTACTGAATCTCAGATATTCATAGCTATGATGGCTTTAGTTGGAGTCTACGCAAAATACGAAGTTAAGACTCTAAATCACGGTATAGGTTTTAACACCGCAGCCGTTGAACTTTTACTGCCAACATTTGGGGAAGAGATGGGATTAAAAGGAAAGATTTGTACACACTGGGCATTAAATCCACACCCAACAATGATACCTGCTATAGAATCAGGATGGGCTGAAACCTTCATGCCATTCGGTAGTGAAGTTGGAATGGAGAAATATATTATGGCAAGACCAGATATATTCCCAATAGGTCCTGATGGAACAATGAGATCAAACAGAGTAATGTCCCAGGCCGCTGGTCATTATGCTGTAGATGCATTCTTTGGTTCAACTCTTCAAATTGACCAATTTGGTAACAGTGCCGCTGCAACTGCTGGAAGAATTCCAGGTTTTGGTGGGGCGCCTAACATGGCATGTAACGCACCCGGTAGAAGACACCCGTCAAAAGGATGGCTTATGGCTTCAAAAGAAGATGGTATGAGAGAATCATTGATTGGGCCAATATACAGAGGAAGAAAACTAGTAGTCCAAATGGTTGAAACATTTGGAGAAGGAATGGCTCCAGTATTCTTAGAAAAACTAGACGCGTTCAAACTACAAGCCCAGGCCAAATTCGAGATACCCCCTATCATGATTTACGGTGACGATATAACACATATAGTTACAGAAGAAGGAATCGCATACATCCACAAATGTAAATCATTAAAGGAAAGAATGGACGCAATTAAGGCAGTAGCAGGATACACGCCTCTAGGACTTGCAGCTGATGATTCACAGACTAAGAAATTAAGGAAGGCCGGAGTAGTTATGCTTCCTGAAGATTTAGACCTATCATTTAATGACGCTAAAAGATCAAAACTTGCTGCAAAGAGCATGAGTGAACTTGTAGAATGGTCTGGAGGTTTATACGAACCACCAGTCAAATTTAGAAATTGGTAA
- the mdcE gene encoding biotin-independent malonate decarboxylase subunit gamma, which yields MVTSLIGKTEEAIQMIFDKDSFQENVIGTTHLDAELAPPVMVGQAMLDGEVCSVLANNSRRPNPRFRVVYSGILGMEEAYKFSQAMYATINADKDRPKDKKRPIILLIDTPGNSPGKIEEIVGMTKGTASYQFAIEDARLAGHPVIGMIIGRAVSGGFLCHGLLSDRILALPKEYGTIVHVMPTTSIAVITKIPLERLNELVKTNPVFASGAEFFYDLGGIDDMVKKPEDMRATIIKTVKEIRELKKQGKEDQLGIWHRGEVGAQRGGRTKRMEAIKKMQEEYEKLLPELL from the coding sequence ATGGTAACATCACTAATCGGAAAGACAGAAGAAGCAATCCAGATGATATTTGACAAGGATTCATTCCAAGAAAATGTTATTGGAACTACTCATCTAGATGCAGAGCTTGCACCTCCAGTAATGGTGGGCCAGGCAATGCTAGACGGAGAAGTATGCTCAGTTCTCGCAAATAACTCAAGGAGACCAAATCCCAGATTTAGAGTTGTTTACAGCGGAATCTTAGGAATGGAAGAAGCTTACAAATTCTCTCAGGCAATGTACGCTACAATAAATGCAGACAAGGACAGGCCAAAAGACAAGAAGAGGCCAATTATTCTATTAATAGACACTCCAGGAAACAGTCCAGGAAAAATAGAGGAAATTGTCGGAATGACAAAAGGAACAGCTTCCTACCAGTTTGCTATTGAAGATGCAAGATTGGCAGGACATCCTGTAATTGGAATGATTATAGGAAGAGCGGTAAGTGGTGGATTCTTATGTCACGGACTTCTTTCAGACAGAATTCTTGCACTCCCAAAAGAATATGGAACAATTGTTCACGTCATGCCTACAACAAGTATAGCTGTTATTACAAAGATACCCCTAGAGCGGCTAAACGAGCTTGTCAAGACAAATCCAGTATTTGCTTCAGGAGCTGAATTCTTCTATGACCTTGGTGGAATAGACGACATGGTAAAGAAACCTGAGGACATGAGAGCTACTATCATCAAGACAGTAAAGGAAATTAGAGAGCTTAAAAAGCAGGGTAAGGAAGACCAGCTTGGAATTTGGCACAGAGGAGAAGTCGGTGCACAGAGAGGCGGCAGAACAAAAAGAATGGAAGCCATCAAGAAGATGCAAGAAGAATACGAAAAGCTCCTACCTGAGCTATTATAA
- a CDS encoding NAD(P)H-dependent oxidoreductase: protein MVSTLIVYYSKSGNTKEMANMLATFLRDEKIDVEVRDVLETSPDYLLDYDGIILGSPTYYGDMAAEMKELIDRSVKYHGELSGKLGGAFTTSAYIGGGNETTLLSILKAMMIHGMVIVGIHNADHYGPVAIGAPDDRAEKQCRIYARKFADTLKSLKGFDIVE, encoded by the coding sequence ATGGTATCTACATTAATAGTTTATTATTCTAAATCTGGCAACACCAAAGAAATGGCAAATATGCTAGCAACATTTTTGAGAGATGAAAAAATAGATGTTGAAGTCAGAGATGTGCTTGAAACATCACCAGATTATTTACTAGATTACGATGGCATTATACTTGGGTCTCCAACTTACTATGGGGATATGGCAGCCGAGATGAAGGAACTAATAGATAGAAGTGTAAAATACCATGGTGAGCTTTCTGGAAAACTTGGAGGAGCCTTTACTACAAGTGCATATATCGGTGGGGGAAATGAAACAACACTTCTCTCAATCCTCAAAGCAATGATGATTCACGGAATGGTTATTGTAGGAATTCACAACGCTGACCATTATGGTCCAGTGGCAATAGGTGCTCCAGATGACAGAGCAGAAAAACAATGCAGAATTTATGCTAGAAAATTTGCAGACACCCTAAAAAGTCTTAAAGGCTTTGATATAGTTGAGTAA
- the mdcC gene encoding malonate decarboxylase acyl carrier protein, which translates to MALTELNYEFKPETPKTIKDEWSHIGVVASGDLEVLIEKENALKGKIKIHILTTVVGFDDVWETVVKKFIDKTGLSGVKVNINDNAATPAVVIRRLQQAVDNGGGLQ; encoded by the coding sequence ATGGCATTAACTGAATTAAACTATGAATTTAAGCCTGAAACCCCTAAAACAATAAAGGACGAATGGTCCCACATTGGTGTTGTAGCCAGTGGAGATCTTGAAGTCTTGATTGAAAAGGAAAACGCTCTGAAAGGAAAAATTAAAATACACATTTTAACAACAGTCGTCGGTTTTGATGACGTCTGGGAAACAGTCGTTAAGAAATTCATTGATAAAACTGGACTCTCAGGAGTCAAAGTCAACATAAATGACAACGCAGCAACCCCCGCAGTAGTTATTAGAAGACTTCAGCAGGCAGTAGATAATGGAGGAGGTCTCCAATAA
- the citG gene encoding triphosphoribosyl-dephospho-CoA synthase CitG codes for MKKVDLLGELATRSILLEVSTHPKPGLVTPFSSGAHRDMDFTLFLKSTAVLSQGFKEVSHFGYNYKGDIQKMLPPLRKLGLEVEERMFEVTNGVNTQKGLIFLFYLILGASGHLLNKRRLSPKNVSSSVSKITSGITEKELGSIKKGKKTLSKGENTFVKHGIAGIRGEVEKGLPTVMELGLPEFKKVYEKTQDLNKSSLHALIAIMSKAEDTNIISRNGIEAYYDIQKKADEIVKVGGVLTTTGMSKILDLEMDFLKKNISPGGAADLLSATLFFYFLSKEM; via the coding sequence ATGAAAAAAGTAGACTTACTGGGGGAACTTGCAACTAGGAGCATCCTTTTAGAGGTATCTACGCACCCAAAACCCGGTCTTGTTACACCTTTTTCGTCAGGGGCTCACAGGGACATGGACTTTACACTTTTCTTGAAGAGCACAGCTGTACTGAGCCAGGGCTTTAAGGAGGTATCCCACTTTGGTTATAATTATAAAGGGGATATACAGAAGATGCTTCCACCTTTAAGAAAACTAGGGCTGGAAGTTGAAGAGAGGATGTTTGAAGTAACAAACGGCGTCAACACTCAAAAAGGCCTCATATTCCTTTTTTATCTGATACTTGGCGCATCGGGCCATTTATTGAACAAAAGGAGACTCTCCCCAAAAAATGTTTCATCTTCAGTTTCAAAGATAACTTCCGGAATAACTGAAAAAGAACTTGGATCAATCAAGAAAGGTAAAAAAACTCTTTCAAAGGGCGAAAATACATTTGTCAAACATGGCATCGCAGGTATTAGGGGGGAAGTAGAAAAAGGACTCCCAACAGTTATGGAACTTGGCCTGCCCGAATTCAAAAAAGTGTATGAGAAAACTCAAGACTTAAACAAGTCTTCACTTCACGCACTTATTGCCATAATGTCAAAAGCTGAAGACACAAACATTATCTCAAGAAACGGCATCGAAGCATACTATGATATCCAGAAAAAAGCAGATGAAATAGTAAAGGTGGGCGGAGTTTTAACGACTACTGGGATGTCAAAGATATTAGATCTTGAAATGGATTTTCTCAAAAAAAATATTAGCCCAGGCGGCGCCGCAGACCTATTGAGCGCAACATTATTCTTTTACTTCCTTAGTAAAGAGATGTGA
- a CDS encoding acyl carrier protein, whose product MEKKTNPYFEELKDSVETFSTVPSFDEMKHRTLADKGINGPTAAHVIEEVHTPLNYAYITFTTGTTAWQNLVGITPNEKEYRKNVGKNALKMAGVKEGHKAMFCYPPLLNAITRNALEELGVTWTFLTKSSRDSFLMDLYYKEPNVIFGESSFLKASLQDAIKLNVAEDLPKVDIVNCIGTPLDLEAADLIHDILGARVNDIYGTQEFGWITMNGNPVREDIAFVRSDVGHDFKEAVVGGLPTGDSFPVVESGHALDKNGKIITYMRARTQPDYEIYVRETTLNAKQTIERACRSILRIKSKVAKVPEDVILNSNRTVLELKPSIIPKGYEENNEPVIIEGPVKTKMFDLLVQAQLDYQTLSVKDPCWVKDR is encoded by the coding sequence ATGGAAAAAAAAACAAATCCTTATTTTGAGGAATTAAAAGATAGTGTTGAAACTTTTTCTACAGTTCCTTCTTTTGATGAAATGAAACATAGGACTCTTGCTGATAAGGGCATAAATGGCCCAACTGCAGCACACGTTATAGAAGAGGTACATACGCCTCTAAACTACGCATACATAACCTTCACAACAGGAACAACTGCTTGGCAGAATCTAGTTGGCATAACGCCAAATGAAAAAGAATACCGAAAAAATGTAGGTAAAAATGCATTAAAGATGGCAGGAGTAAAAGAAGGCCACAAAGCGATGTTTTGTTATCCACCTCTACTAAATGCAATAACAAGAAACGCATTGGAAGAGCTGGGTGTGACATGGACATTTCTCACTAAATCATCCAGAGATTCTTTTCTAATGGATCTATATTACAAGGAGCCAAATGTAATTTTTGGTGAATCATCATTTCTAAAAGCTTCATTACAAGACGCTATAAAATTAAATGTTGCAGAAGACCTCCCAAAAGTGGATATAGTAAACTGCATAGGCACACCTTTGGATTTAGAGGCTGCTGATCTAATACATGACATTCTCGGTGCCAGAGTCAATGATATATACGGTACCCAAGAATTTGGGTGGATAACAATGAATGGAAATCCTGTGAGGGAAGACATTGCATTTGTAAGATCTGATGTGGGGCATGATTTCAAAGAAGCAGTAGTGGGCGGACTTCCCACAGGGGATAGTTTTCCTGTAGTTGAATCTGGTCATGCGCTTGACAAAAATGGGAAGATAATCACCTATATGAGAGCTAGAACCCAACCTGATTATGAAATTTACGTTAGAGAAACAACACTAAATGCGAAACAAACAATTGAAAGGGCATGCCGAAGCATTTTGAGAATAAAATCCAAGGTAGCAAAAGTCCCCGAGGATGTTATCTTAAACTCCAATAGGACAGTCCTAGAACTTAAACCTTCAATAATCCCGAAAGGTTATGAAGAGAACAACGAGCCAGTAATCATAGAAGGGCCTGTTAAGACAAAGATGTTTGACCTACTTGTTCAGGCACAGCTTGACTACCAAACTTTAAGCGTTAAGGATCCATGCTGGGTCAAGGATAGGTAA
- a CDS encoding DUF2927 domain-containing protein, whose amino-acid sequence MTRNKIIFPIVFLVLLVSACCLYIEETKPAPVENGNSQSSYTDKEIEYFKEIALGTEYGNNIQVIRKWDSDIRIKINGSPNEMDIQALNQVVSEINEIIGDKINLSIVSTNQNIDINFVPLSDFSICNAAPGNYGYFNCKWRNNVIYECDICIANENTLLQEERSHMIREELTQSLGLMRDSLKYRDSIFYEGWTQTQRYSEIDRKMIEILYSGSIRPGMGKEEIELILKK is encoded by the coding sequence GTGACCAGAAATAAAATTATCTTTCCAATAGTTTTTCTTGTTTTATTAGTTTCTGCTTGTTGTTTATACATAGAAGAAACAAAACCTGCCCCAGTTGAAAATGGAAATTCTCAGTCAAGTTACACAGACAAGGAGATTGAATACTTCAAAGAAATTGCGCTAGGAACTGAGTATGGTAACAATATACAGGTTATAAGAAAATGGGATTCTGATATAAGGATAAAAATCAATGGAAGTCCAAATGAAATGGATATCCAGGCCTTGAATCAAGTAGTATCAGAGATCAATGAAATTATTGGTGATAAGATAAACCTATCTATCGTTAGCACGAATCAAAATATCGATATTAACTTTGTTCCATTATCCGATTTTTCTATCTGTAATGCAGCTCCTGGAAACTATGGGTATTTTAACTGTAAATGGAGGAATAATGTGATTTACGAATGTGATATCTGCATTGCTAATGAGAATACCCTCCTTCAGGAAGAAAGGTCTCATATGATAAGAGAGGAACTAACTCAGTCTCTAGGGTTAATGAGGGATTCCTTGAAATACCGTGACAGCATATTTTACGAGGGGTGGACTCAAACTCAGAGATACTCTGAAATTGATAGAAAGATGATTGAGATATTATACTCTGGAAGTATAAGGCCCGGCATGGGAAAGGAAGAAATCGAGTTAATATTAAAAAAATAA
- the speB gene encoding agmatinase translates to MDVPDNYGGIEENYSKYEDSYFAVLPVPLEKTVSYKGGTSLGPKAIINASQNMELFDEEFFVSPCTMGIHTKNEVNCNQAMEKVMLEIEEESFKILKDKKFLCVLGGEHSVSQAPVKAAKRMYKDISVLQFDAHLDLRDAYLGDKYSHASVMSRVEEDAPIVQVGIRSFSEEEYEKIKDGNYNIFYAKDIHDNKNWFNRAIEKLSDNVYITFDIDAFDPSIIPGTGTPEPGGLSWYLACDFLKEVFFKRNVVAVDIVEVAPQESSSVSEFVASKLLYKMMTYKYIKIT, encoded by the coding sequence ATGGATGTACCAGATAACTACGGTGGGATTGAAGAGAACTACTCAAAGTATGAGGATTCATATTTCGCTGTTTTACCTGTACCTTTAGAAAAGACAGTTTCATATAAAGGCGGCACTTCTTTAGGCCCTAAAGCAATAATCAATGCCAGTCAAAACATGGAACTCTTTGATGAAGAGTTTTTTGTTTCTCCCTGTACAATGGGTATCCACACAAAAAATGAAGTTAATTGTAATCAAGCAATGGAAAAGGTGATGCTTGAAATTGAAGAAGAGTCATTCAAGATTCTAAAAGATAAAAAATTTCTCTGTGTTCTCGGGGGGGAACATTCAGTTTCTCAAGCTCCAGTAAAAGCTGCAAAAAGAATGTACAAAGATATCTCTGTTTTACAGTTTGATGCACATTTAGATCTAAGGGATGCATACCTTGGGGATAAATATAGCCACGCCTCGGTAATGTCAAGGGTGGAAGAAGATGCCCCAATTGTTCAAGTTGGCATAAGAAGCTTCTCAGAAGAAGAGTATGAAAAAATTAAAGATGGGAACTACAATATCTTCTATGCAAAAGATATACACGATAACAAAAATTGGTTTAACAGAGCTATTGAAAAATTATCCGATAATGTTTACATAACTTTCGATATCGATGCATTTGATCCATCAATTATTCCTGGAACAGGGACGCCTGAACCCGGAGGCCTTTCATGGTACCTTGCATGTGACTTCTTAAAAGAAGTATTTTTCAAGAGAAATGTGGTGGCTGTGGACATTGTCGAAGTTGCGCCTCAAGAATCGTCTTCAGTTTCTGAATTTGTTGCAAGCAAACTTCTATACAAAATGATGACATACAAGTACATAAAAATAACATAA
- a CDS encoding malonate decarboxylase holo-[acyl-carrier-protein] synthase yields MIFHRHDLVFSDWKQIDTSTIQNEEFKKLILQNILPGIVRREEIDVTQGDNYYSEKETVFIGFVYPYTENGRRLRFGSSVSGNKITKLVTPYEITNFKFQSRTPALSALYHVKNEFKVGVWGSTSLEIITGLPYTHDKSDLDLIVKNCAPDELIGLLALCNEIESKMRIKIDVEIHLRSGYGINLKEYASESDTLLGKGLRDVILIDRESIEAYL; encoded by the coding sequence ATGATTTTTCATAGGCATGATCTGGTGTTTTCCGACTGGAAACAGATAGATACCTCAACAATTCAAAATGAGGAGTTTAAAAAACTTATACTTCAGAATATCCTCCCTGGAATTGTAAGGCGAGAAGAGATTGATGTCACTCAAGGAGATAACTACTATTCTGAAAAAGAAACGGTCTTCATTGGCTTTGTTTATCCCTATACAGAAAATGGGAGAAGGCTTAGATTCGGATCATCTGTTTCTGGAAATAAAATTACAAAGCTAGTAACTCCCTATGAAATTACAAATTTCAAATTTCAATCAAGAACACCTGCACTGTCCGCATTATACCACGTAAAAAATGAATTTAAGGTAGGTGTTTGGGGTTCAACATCCCTTGAAATTATCACGGGATTACCTTACACCCATGACAAGTCCGACTTGGATCTAATTGTAAAAAACTGCGCTCCAGATGAGCTTATTGGTCTCTTAGCTTTGTGCAACGAGATTGAGTCTAAAATGAGGATTAAGATTGATGTTGAAATTCATCTTAGGTCCGGTTATGGCATAAACCTTAAAGAGTATGCATCTGAAAGCGATACACTGCTTGGGAAAGGATTAAGAGACGTTATATTGATAGATAGAGAGAGCATAGAGGCATATTTATGA
- the accC gene encoding acetyl-CoA carboxylase biotin carboxylase subunit, whose protein sequence is MFKKVLVANRGEIAVRIIRACKEMGIKSVAVYSDADKDALHVTLADEAVNIGPAASIKSYLNMMNIINAAIVTGAEGIHPGYGFLAENSRFSKLCKANGIKFIGPSAESIDAMGDKATAKDTMKKGGVPVTPGSDGIIKTIEEADKLIKKIGVPVICKASAGGGGKGMRLVKSEKELESALRSCQAEAQAAFGNPDVYIEKYIEQPRHVEIQIIADQYGNAIYLGERDCSIQRRHQKLVEEGPSPAISPEIRKKMGEAAVKAALAANYEGAGTVEFLFNDKENDFYFMEMNTRVQVEHCVSEMITNIDIVKTGIKVAAGEKLPYTQKDIQIRGHAIECRINAEDPNTFVPSPGEISKLILPGGPFVRVDTACYQGYQIPPYYDSLIAKLIVWGEDRNEAIDRMYRALDEFMVDGIKTTIPFHKKVMKNQIFRGGVFHTDFIEKHMDKSKNGGD, encoded by the coding sequence ATGTTTAAGAAAGTTCTTGTTGCAAATAGAGGAGAAATTGCTGTAAGGATAATCAGGGCATGCAAGGAAATGGGAATAAAATCAGTTGCTGTTTACTCTGACGCTGATAAAGATGCTCTTCATGTTACACTCGCAGATGAAGCAGTCAATATTGGACCTGCCGCATCAATTAAGAGTTACTTGAACATGATGAATATCATTAACGCCGCAATTGTCACGGGCGCAGAAGGTATTCACCCAGGTTACGGATTTCTTGCAGAAAACTCTAGATTTTCAAAGCTTTGTAAAGCTAATGGAATTAAATTCATAGGCCCCAGTGCAGAATCAATTGACGCAATGGGAGACAAAGCAACAGCTAAAGATACCATGAAGAAAGGTGGTGTTCCAGTAACACCCGGTTCTGATGGAATTATAAAAACAATCGAGGAAGCCGATAAACTCATAAAGAAGATCGGAGTCCCTGTAATCTGCAAAGCCTCAGCAGGCGGCGGTGGAAAGGGAATGAGACTTGTCAAGTCCGAAAAAGAGCTAGAATCTGCTTTGAGATCTTGTCAAGCCGAAGCACAGGCAGCCTTTGGGAACCCTGATGTATACATCGAAAAGTACATAGAACAACCAAGACACGTTGAGATTCAGATTATTGCTGACCAATATGGAAATGCAATATACCTTGGAGAAAGGGACTGCTCTATCCAGAGAAGACATCAGAAACTTGTCGAAGAAGGACCTTCACCTGCTATATCCCCTGAAATAAGGAAGAAGATGGGGGAGGCAGCAGTCAAGGCGGCACTTGCTGCAAACTATGAAGGTGCCGGAACAGTAGAATTTTTGTTTAACGATAAGGAAAACGATTTCTACTTCATGGAGATGAACACAAGGGTCCAGGTAGAACACTGTGTGTCTGAAATGATAACAAACATCGATATCGTAAAGACTGGTATAAAAGTAGCAGCTGGAGAAAAATTACCATACACACAGAAAGACATTCAGATTAGAGGTCATGCAATTGAATGCAGAATTAACGCTGAAGATCCAAACACATTCGTTCCATCCCCTGGTGAAATTTCAAAACTTATCCTTCCGGGAGGGCCTTTTGTTAGAGTCGATACAGCATGTTACCAAGGGTACCAGATACCACCATATTATGACTCTCTTATCGCAAAATTGATTGTATGGGGAGAAGACAGAAACGAGGCAATTGACAGAATGTACAGGGCACTTGACGAATTTATGGTAGATGGTATTAAAACAACAATTCCATTCCACAAAAAAGTCATGAAAAACCAGATATTCAGAGGAGGAGTTTTCCACACCGACTTTATTGAAAAACACATGGACAAGTCAAAGAATGGAGGGGACTAA